One window from the genome of [Clostridium] celerecrescens 18A encodes:
- a CDS encoding LysR family transcriptional regulator, whose amino-acid sequence MNIHNLKMFIKIVESGSISKTAEQMNISQSALSQQLRVMEQEFSARLFERNYQGVIPTNIGMIVYNRALEILSSYDRMLVDITNAQNQNKTVHILASPCVYSYALPCTFYHVKNKYPEYSLNMEMMSSRIIEEKISKGVADMGIIIGKPKDKNLSAKKVFTDRVFLVAGEKMKVPAQLECQDLYHYPLLMLVKAQKTRQVLDKMLNKNGIRINQLHIPYALESTESIKLSAINGFGLAFLPYMAIKKELYNKQLRIVECPCLEFDNEYYSIKNAGSVPLNYESSKLIKYMEAILKETIC is encoded by the coding sequence ATGAACATTCATAACCTGAAAATGTTTATAAAAATAGTGGAATCCGGCAGCATCTCAAAAACTGCCGAACAGATGAATATCAGCCAGTCCGCATTAAGCCAGCAGCTGCGAGTCATGGAACAGGAATTCAGTGCACGGCTTTTTGAACGGAACTATCAAGGTGTGATTCCGACTAACATCGGTATGATTGTTTATAACCGCGCTCTTGAGATTTTATCGTCCTATGACAGAATGCTGGTTGATATCACCAATGCACAGAATCAAAATAAAACCGTACATATTCTCGCTTCTCCCTGTGTATATTCCTATGCCCTGCCATGCACGTTTTACCATGTAAAAAACAAGTATCCGGAATATAGCCTTAATATGGAGATGATGTCCAGCAGAATCATAGAGGAAAAAATATCAAAAGGCGTTGCCGATATGGGAATCATCATAGGCAAGCCCAAGGATAAGAATCTATCTGCTAAAAAGGTATTTACCGACCGCGTTTTTCTGGTTGCCGGAGAAAAAATGAAGGTTCCTGCCCAGTTAGAGTGCCAGGATCTTTATCATTATCCACTGCTGATGCTGGTAAAAGCCCAAAAAACAAGACAGGTACTGGATAAAATGCTGAACAAAAACGGAATCCGCATCAATCAGCTGCATATCCCTTATGCCCTTGAATCCACGGAATCCATTAAACTGTCCGCAATTAATGGTTTTGGGCTCGCTTTTCTACCCTACATGGCAATCAAGAAGGAATTATACAACAAACAACTCCGCATAGTTGAATGTCCATGCCTGGAGTTTGACAACGAATATTATTCCATAAAAAATGCTGGCAGTGTTCCTCTCAATTATGAATCGTCTAAACTCATTAAGTATATGGAAGCAATATTAAAAGAGACTATTTGTTAG
- a CDS encoding YeeE/YedE thiosulfate transporter family protein, whose product MSEVNTKVGGERVRKPRKPKKSQIPYAILVTILIIAFGSYLAGGSNKLPVYWGFGIAFGYILQRSRFCFTAAFRDPCITGSTSVTRAVLVAVAVASVGFWAIKYAGILANADSNLNMVGVAPIGLPLAVGAVLFGIGMVIAGGCASGTLMRVGEGFTMQMLSLVFFIAGSFWGAHDMNFWSKFNANAPKIFLPDVFGWFGAIVVQGLIIVLLYIAAVKWQEKKMGSAE is encoded by the coding sequence GTGTCAGAGGTTAACACAAAAGTTGGTGGGGAAAGAGTGCGTAAGCCAAGAAAACCGAAAAAAAGCCAGATCCCATACGCAATTCTGGTTACAATCCTGATTATTGCTTTTGGATCTTATTTGGCAGGAGGGAGCAATAAGCTGCCTGTTTATTGGGGATTCGGTATTGCGTTCGGGTATATCCTGCAGCGTTCACGTTTCTGCTTTACGGCAGCATTCCGTGATCCATGTATAACAGGAAGCACATCTGTAACAAGAGCCGTACTGGTTGCAGTTGCAGTTGCCAGCGTTGGTTTCTGGGCAATCAAGTATGCCGGTATATTGGCAAATGCGGATTCCAATCTCAACATGGTTGGCGTAGCGCCCATCGGTTTGCCCTTAGCTGTCGGTGCAGTACTGTTTGGCATCGGAATGGTTATTGCCGGCGGCTGTGCATCCGGAACCTTGATGCGCGTTGGAGAGGGTTTCACCATGCAAATGCTGTCTTTGGTATTTTTCATAGCAGGCTCTTTCTGGGGTGCACATGATATGAATTTCTGGAGCAAATTCAATGCAAATGCACCGAAGATCTTTTTACCGGACGTGTTTGGCTGGTTTGGTGCAATCGTTGTACAGGGACTAATCATTGTGCTGTTATACATAGCAGCTGTCAAATGGCAGGAAAAGAAAATGGGTAGTGCAGAATAA
- a CDS encoding YeeE/YedE thiosulfate transporter family protein, protein MKQFFIKLGDHPIYKKLLKEPLTYVAGAVLLAVFQIAHFAAFGSGWGVTSAFANWGTWIYKALGGDASGWVYYASEKMQKELNTSFLADGASIRNLGIVLGAFAATLFASQFKIKKIKSLRQVIAAILGGLLMGYGARLANGCNIGALFTAIASFSLSGWVFGAFLLVGAFLGSKLLAKYFM, encoded by the coding sequence TTGAAACAATTTTTTATTAAGCTTGGCGATCATCCCATTTACAAAAAGCTGTTAAAAGAACCCTTAACATACGTGGCCGGTGCTGTATTGCTTGCAGTATTTCAAATTGCCCATTTTGCAGCTTTTGGCAGCGGCTGGGGTGTAACAAGCGCATTTGCTAACTGGGGCACCTGGATTTACAAGGCTCTTGGCGGTGACGCAAGCGGCTGGGTATATTATGCATCAGAAAAAATGCAGAAGGAACTAAATACCAGCTTTCTGGCAGACGGTGCTTCCATCCGCAATCTGGGCATTGTACTGGGTGCATTTGCTGCAACGCTGTTTGCATCTCAGTTTAAGATCAAGAAGATCAAGTCTTTACGGCAGGTAATTGCTGCAATTCTTGGTGGTTTGTTAATGGGCTATGGAGCAAGACTTGCAAATGGTTGTAATATAGGAGCGTTATTTACCGCAATTGCATCCTTTTCCTTATCCGGATGGGTATTCGGTGCATTTCTGTTGGTAGGAGCTTTTCTGGGAAGCAAATTATTAGCCAAATACTTTATGTAA
- a CDS encoding PTS sugar transporter subunit IIB produces the protein MKRVYLFCSAGMSTSMLASKMQSVANEHNLPIEVEAYPDGKIGQIIDEKHPDVILLGPQVKYRYGEIVEKYGSKGIPIQVIDQADYGMMNGEKVLKSAIKLLKASK, from the coding sequence ATGAAACGAGTGTATTTATTCTGCAGTGCAGGAATGTCAACCAGCATGCTGGCTAGCAAGATGCAGAGCGTAGCCAACGAGCATAACCTTCCCATTGAAGTGGAAGCTTACCCGGATGGAAAGATCGGACAGATCATCGATGAAAAGCATCCGGATGTAATCCTTTTGGGACCTCAGGTCAAATACCGTTACGGTGAGATTGTGGAAAAGTATGGAAGCAAAGGGATCCCGATACAGGTCATTGACCAGGCCGATTACGGCATGATGAATGGTGAGAAGGTCTTAAAATCAGCAATAAAACTTTTAAAAGCTTCCAAATAA
- a CDS encoding Sapep family Mn(2+)-dependent dipeptidase gives MGYGTIENESDKKILDFVDRLKDRFISSVQELVRIDSVEREACDGAPFGTGVKRALNCALDISAQLGFYTVNLDHYMGYAQYGMGEDYVCAIGHVDVVPVGEGWKQPPFSGYLENGMIYSRGVLDNKGPIMACLYGLAAIKEAGLVLKNPVRIIFGCDEESGFEDLKYYLSKERPPLYGFTPDCKYPVVYSERGRAVVRIIGSMEHLETFFDFVNKYFIGAKNTGDRLGIDFSHEEYGMMEMRGYKLSMAPDSLCSGRQAAFDVTLSYPGGVAIKEIMRRICGKAGAEGLKAELIQNYDPVVFPKDTPMVKAMQESYELVTGQDGTPVTTTGGTYAKAMPGIVPFGPSFPGQKGISHNPNEWMSVEDLMTNAKIYALALYRLGQL, from the coding sequence ATGGGATATGGAACGATTGAAAATGAATCAGATAAGAAGATCCTGGACTTCGTGGACCGGTTAAAGGACCGGTTCATCAGCAGTGTCCAGGAGCTGGTACGTATTGACAGTGTGGAAAGGGAGGCCTGTGACGGGGCTCCCTTTGGCACCGGTGTGAAGCGCGCACTAAATTGCGCCCTGGATATCAGCGCGCAGTTGGGATTTTACACCGTGAACCTGGATCATTATATGGGATACGCTCAGTATGGCATGGGAGAAGACTATGTCTGCGCCATCGGTCATGTGGATGTGGTCCCGGTGGGAGAAGGCTGGAAACAGCCGCCCTTCAGCGGTTATCTGGAAAACGGAATGATCTACAGCAGGGGAGTGCTGGACAATAAAGGACCAATCATGGCATGCCTCTATGGCCTGGCCGCCATTAAGGAGGCCGGACTTGTTCTTAAAAATCCAGTGCGCATCATCTTCGGCTGCGACGAAGAATCCGGATTTGAGGATCTGAAGTATTATCTCTCAAAGGAGAGGCCGCCTCTTTATGGATTCACACCGGACTGCAAGTATCCGGTGGTGTACAGTGAGAGGGGCAGAGCCGTGGTGCGGATCATTGGCAGTATGGAGCATTTGGAAACATTCTTCGATTTTGTGAACAAATATTTTATCGGAGCCAAGAATACAGGCGACCGGTTGGGGATTGACTTTAGCCACGAGGAATATGGCATGATGGAGATGCGGGGATATAAGCTGAGCATGGCTCCAGACAGCCTCTGCAGTGGGAGACAGGCGGCCTTTGATGTGACATTAAGCTATCCGGGAGGCGTTGCCATAAAGGAAATCATGAGGCGCATCTGCGGTAAGGCCGGGGCAGAGGGGCTTAAGGCCGAACTCATACAGAATTATGACCCGGTGGTATTCCCAAAGGACACGCCTATGGTTAAGGCCATGCAGGAGAGCTATGAACTGGTCACAGGGCAGGATGGTACTCCTGTGACCACCACAGGCGGCACTTATGCAAAGGCCATGCCTGGCATTGTCCCCTTTGGCCCAAGCTTCCCTGGTCAGAAAGGAATCAGCCACAATCCCAATGAGTGGATGAGCGTGGAAGATTTAATGACCAATGCAAAGATTTATGCACTGGCTCTTTACCGACTGGGACAATTATAG
- a CDS encoding GrdB-related putative oxidoreductase, producing the protein MKLIMIYDQIQSGLGTKDDTMVPLTGKKEPIGPAIMMEPFLKQVDGHIMACLCCGNGTYLADPEEVSRKLCAMVNKLQPDVVMCGPAFNYADYAQMCAKVACDINTTTKAKAFAAMSAENADTIAAYKDKVSIVETPKKGGLGLNDALRNMCTLARALADSADTSALIHEFCFK; encoded by the coding sequence ATGAAGCTTATTATGATATATGACCAGATTCAGTCAGGACTTGGAACCAAGGACGACACTATGGTTCCCCTTACAGGGAAAAAAGAGCCCATCGGACCAGCAATTATGATGGAACCTTTCTTAAAACAGGTGGACGGACACATCATGGCCTGTCTGTGCTGCGGCAATGGCACTTACCTTGCCGATCCGGAGGAGGTCAGCCGCAAGCTTTGTGCCATGGTGAACAAGCTGCAGCCGGATGTGGTAATGTGCGGGCCAGCCTTTAACTATGCGGACTACGCGCAGATGTGTGCCAAAGTGGCCTGCGATATCAACACCACCACCAAGGCAAAGGCGTTTGCAGCCATGTCTGCGGAGAATGCAGATACCATTGCAGCTTATAAAGATAAGGTATCGATTGTTGAAACGCCGAAAAAGGGCGGTCTGGGCCTTAATGATGCCTTAAGAAATATGTGTACTCTGGCCAGGGCTCTGGCCGACAGTGCGGACACTTCAGCGCTGATTCATGAATTCTGTTTTAAATAA
- a CDS encoding sulfurtransferase TusA family protein, with translation MVKIDCLGDMCPVPVLRLKNVIDSIKNGEECMLVTDHSCTISNIKSFCNANNLQYDAEEVINGVWEVTISANK, from the coding sequence ATGGTAAAAATTGACTGCCTTGGTGATATGTGTCCGGTACCTGTCTTGAGACTAAAAAATGTTATTGATTCCATAAAAAACGGTGAGGAATGTATGTTGGTTACGGATCATAGCTGTACAATTTCTAATATCAAATCGTTTTGTAATGCAAATAATTTGCAATATGATGCGGAAGAAGTCATAAACGGTGTTTGGGAAGTAACTATATCTGCTAACAAATAG
- a CDS encoding BglG family transcription antiterminator, with amino-acid sequence MQNQRQEQLLAILSELGDWITSRRLAVLLQVSDRTIRSDVESINRHMTPPPIESNVRRGYRICENASLSPLPPKESRGMDIPQTPGARCAYMIQKLLFEVKELNLTLLQSQIYVSGASIDNDLKRIRKMLEPYPGLRLVRNKECISLKGDEAGKRRFYRDLLMAEVQENFLNLNMLANLYKSFNLIEVKDIFVDVLKEYDYSIHESMFPMLILHAGTSIERMNCANYISMEEEMQGLEDTIEYQISKDFFDRISKRLHIKIHEGEVGMFALVVMGRKASNYTDDYVNFCGRWLSTRKMVGEALEQIYTLFGLDFRQDGDLIAGLKMHIHGLVERVRNQVRMEDVFVEEIKRKYPLVFEMGIYVVEFLEDRLKTPISDAESCYIALHLGAASERMKTERKYHAVMILPHNQSFSDMCVKKISDMFRERMEVVKVFGYFEEEVVSSLDPDLLLSTFPLEHGLNVETVSINLFVDSETESRILQAINRLDKKGFRLEFSSHIGSLIRREHYHTEVNCTNPEEIIRMLCSGLVQEGVVDPEFTDVVLKREQMNPTSFVNIFAIPHAFGAFAGNSTIAVAQLKNPVKWGVFEVRLVMLFAINIGDARMIKIFFDWISNIVNQPEELAKLAAPCGYEEFIDRIME; translated from the coding sequence ATGCAGAATCAAAGACAGGAGCAGCTGCTTGCCATTTTATCAGAGCTGGGAGACTGGATAACCAGCCGACGCCTGGCTGTTCTTCTGCAGGTGTCGGACCGTACCATACGCTCCGATGTAGAATCCATCAACAGACACATGACCCCGCCTCCCATAGAGTCTAATGTGCGGCGGGGTTACCGCATCTGTGAAAATGCCAGTCTATCGCCTTTGCCGCCAAAAGAATCCAGGGGGATGGATATTCCCCAGACTCCAGGTGCCCGCTGCGCTTACATGATTCAGAAGCTGTTATTCGAGGTGAAGGAACTGAACCTAACTCTTCTCCAGAGCCAGATCTATGTCAGCGGAGCCTCTATTGACAATGACTTAAAGCGTATACGCAAGATGCTGGAACCCTATCCTGGTTTAAGGCTGGTCCGCAATAAGGAATGCATATCCTTAAAGGGGGATGAAGCCGGAAAACGGCGGTTTTACAGGGATTTACTGATGGCCGAGGTACAGGAGAACTTCCTGAACTTAAATATGCTGGCAAATCTATATAAAAGCTTTAACTTAATTGAGGTAAAGGACATATTCGTGGATGTGCTGAAGGAATACGATTATTCCATTCATGAATCCATGTTTCCCATGCTGATCCTGCACGCCGGCACCAGCATTGAGAGAATGAACTGCGCCAACTATATCAGTATGGAAGAGGAGATGCAGGGGTTGGAGGATACCATCGAGTACCAGATTTCCAAGGACTTCTTTGACCGCATTTCCAAACGCCTGCATATAAAGATCCATGAGGGAGAAGTGGGGATGTTCGCCCTGGTCGTCATGGGCAGAAAAGCCTCCAATTATACCGACGATTACGTGAATTTCTGCGGCAGGTGGCTGAGTACCAGGAAAATGGTTGGCGAGGCTCTGGAGCAGATATACACTCTGTTCGGGCTGGATTTCCGGCAGGATGGGGATCTTATTGCCGGTCTTAAGATGCACATCCACGGCCTGGTAGAGCGTGTCAGGAATCAGGTCCGGATGGAGGATGTGTTTGTGGAAGAAATCAAACGCAAATACCCTCTGGTCTTCGAGATGGGAATCTACGTGGTGGAATTTCTGGAAGACAGGCTTAAGACTCCCATATCCGATGCAGAGAGCTGCTATATCGCCCTTCATCTGGGAGCTGCCAGTGAGCGTATGAAAACAGAAAGGAAATATCATGCTGTAATGATCCTGCCTCATAACCAGTCTTTTTCTGATATGTGCGTGAAGAAAATTTCCGATATGTTTCGTGAGAGGATGGAAGTGGTGAAGGTCTTTGGTTATTTTGAAGAGGAGGTAGTGTCTTCTCTGGATCCAGATCTTCTGCTCAGTACATTTCCCCTGGAACATGGGTTGAACGTGGAGACCGTCTCCATTAACCTATTCGTGGATTCCGAGACAGAATCCAGGATTCTCCAGGCCATCAACCGGCTGGATAAGAAAGGATTCCGGCTGGAATTCTCCTCCCACATCGGAAGCTTAATCCGCAGGGAACACTACCACACAGAGGTGAACTGTACAAATCCGGAGGAAATTATCCGCATGCTGTGCTCCGGTCTGGTACAGGAGGGGGTTGTGGATCCGGAGTTTACAGATGTGGTATTAAAGAGGGAGCAGATGAACCCAACCTCTTTTGTGAATATATTTGCAATTCCTCATGCGTTCGGAGCCTTTGCCGGGAATTCAACCATTGCGGTGGCCCAGCTTAAGAATCCTGTGAAATGGGGTGTCTTTGAGGTGCGGCTGGTTATGCTGTTTGCCATCAATATAGGGGATGCAAGGATGATTAAAATCTTCTTTGACTGGATATCCAACATCGTGAATCAGCCAGAGGAGCTGGCAAAATTGGCGGCTCCCTGCGGATATGAGGAATTTATCGACCGGATCATGGAGTGA
- a CDS encoding DUF871 domain-containing protein: protein MAKLGISVYPEHSTEEKDLDYIRKTGKLGYKRIFTCLLSVEESREEVIGRFQRLADEAHACGMEIIPDVSPAVFSRMGISYENLSVFQEMHVDGIRLDEGFDGMKESLMTYNPQGLKIELNASTKLAYVENVIDHHPDREKLITCHNFYPQKYTGLSLKQFNTCNDKMKSLGLKVAAFVSSNAPGAYGPWPVNEGLCTLEMHRGLPIDFQVRHLLATGMIDDVLIANAYATDEELKACADLNTSILTFGIQLEKELTQTERQILNYELRHVVRGDLNDYMIRSSGPRVTFAERSIPAANTRDLKPGDVVILNDGYPKYKGELQIVTKDMPNDGRKNVIGHLPEYEHVLLDYAKPWTVFAFYIL, encoded by the coding sequence ATGGCAAAATTGGGTATTTCCGTTTATCCGGAACATTCTACCGAAGAAAAGGACTTGGATTATATCAGAAAAACAGGGAAATTGGGGTATAAGAGAATCTTTACCTGCCTCTTAAGTGTGGAGGAGAGCAGGGAAGAAGTGATCGGCCGTTTTCAGAGACTGGCGGATGAAGCTCACGCCTGCGGTATGGAGATCATACCGGATGTGAGTCCTGCCGTATTCTCCCGGATGGGAATCTCCTACGAGAACTTATCCGTATTTCAGGAAATGCATGTGGATGGCATCCGTCTGGATGAAGGCTTTGACGGCATGAAGGAAAGTCTTATGACTTACAATCCCCAGGGGCTTAAGATAGAGCTCAATGCCAGCACCAAGCTGGCCTACGTAGAGAATGTCATAGACCACCATCCGGATCGTGAAAAGCTGATTACCTGCCACAATTTTTATCCCCAGAAGTATACTGGATTAAGCCTTAAACAGTTTAATACCTGTAATGATAAGATGAAATCACTTGGGCTTAAGGTAGCAGCCTTTGTATCCAGCAATGCGCCAGGAGCATACGGTCCTTGGCCCGTTAACGAAGGTTTGTGCACTCTGGAGATGCACCGTGGTCTTCCGATTGATTTTCAGGTACGCCATCTGCTTGCCACCGGTATGATAGATGATGTGCTTATCGCAAATGCATATGCTACTGATGAGGAACTCAAGGCTTGCGCTGACTTAAATACCAGCATCCTGACCTTTGGTATCCAACTGGAGAAAGAACTGACTCAGACCGAGCGCCAGATCCTGAATTATGAACTCCGTCATGTGGTAAGAGGTGATTTGAACGACTATATGATCCGTTCCTCCGGCCCCAGAGTCACTTTTGCAGAACGGTCTATTCCTGCCGCCAATACCAGAGACTTAAAACCGGGCGATGTGGTTATATTAAATGATGGCTATCCCAAATATAAGGGGGAACTGCAAATCGTCACCAAAGACATGCCAAATGACGGCCGCAAGAACGTGATCGGTCATCTTCCTGAGTATGAACATGTTCTGCTGGATTATGCAAAACCATGGACGGTATTTGCATTCTATATCCTCTAA
- the celB gene encoding PTS cellobiose transporter subunit IIC, protein MLSKLESILMPLAERIGKNKYLIAIRDGFLLSMPLLIVGSFFLLIANFPIPGWTNFWARFFGENWDAYFAKPTDATFSIMAMLAVVGIGYSFSEQMKVDKLFGGAVSLVCWFLIMPYKIMVNDTAVSGIPLGWVGSKGIFVGIIVAFLSVHIYAWVNKKGWIIKMPDGVPPTVAKSFSALIPAGISVLVFFIINIIFAMTPYDNAFNFVFTILQTPLLKLGNTLPAMVIAYIFLHLFWFFGVNGGSVVGAVFNPILQTLSAENLAAFQAGQPLPNIISQQFQDLFATFGGCGSTLSLLIAMLFFCRSKRIKELGKLAFIPGLFGINEPIVFGLPILLNPMILIPFMLVPTINIVISYFCMSIGLVPLCSGVAIPWTMPVILSGFLATGWQGALLQLILLVLGVFIYMPFIKMMDKQYMEDETRKTEKTDDDDIDLNDLSFDDL, encoded by the coding sequence ATGTTAAGTAAATTAGAGTCAATACTCATGCCTTTGGCAGAGCGAATCGGAAAGAACAAGTATCTTATTGCAATCCGTGACGGCTTCCTGCTGTCCATGCCGCTGTTAATCGTGGGTTCCTTTTTCCTGCTGATTGCCAATTTCCCGATTCCCGGGTGGACTAATTTCTGGGCAAGGTTCTTTGGGGAGAACTGGGATGCCTACTTTGCCAAGCCAACCGATGCCACGTTCTCAATTATGGCAATGCTTGCAGTCGTTGGAATCGGCTATTCCTTTTCCGAGCAGATGAAGGTAGATAAGCTGTTCGGCGGTGCCGTATCACTGGTATGCTGGTTCTTAATCATGCCTTATAAGATCATGGTAAATGATACTGCTGTGTCAGGCATCCCCCTGGGCTGGGTGGGGTCCAAGGGAATCTTCGTAGGAATTATTGTAGCGTTCTTATCGGTACACATCTATGCGTGGGTCAATAAAAAAGGGTGGATCATCAAGATGCCTGACGGTGTTCCTCCTACAGTGGCAAAGTCTTTCTCTGCCCTGATTCCTGCCGGAATTTCCGTGCTGGTGTTTTTCATCATAAACATTATATTTGCCATGACCCCATATGATAACGCATTCAACTTTGTGTTCACCATCCTGCAGACTCCTCTCCTTAAGCTGGGCAACACCCTTCCGGCTATGGTAATCGCTTATATCTTCCTCCATCTCTTCTGGTTCTTCGGAGTAAACGGCGGTTCCGTAGTAGGTGCGGTATTCAATCCCATCCTTCAGACCTTGTCCGCGGAGAACCTGGCTGCATTCCAGGCAGGCCAGCCGCTGCCCAATATAATATCCCAGCAGTTCCAGGATCTGTTTGCCACGTTTGGCGGCTGCGGCTCCACTTTGTCGCTGCTGATTGCAATGCTGTTTTTCTGCCGCTCCAAGCGTATCAAGGAGTTAGGGAAACTGGCATTTATCCCTGGCCTCTTCGGAATCAATGAACCCATTGTGTTCGGCCTTCCCATCTTACTGAACCCAATGATTCTCATTCCTTTCATGCTGGTGCCCACCATCAACATTGTGATTTCCTACTTCTGCATGAGCATCGGCCTGGTTCCTCTGTGCTCTGGTGTAGCAATCCCGTGGACCATGCCTGTTATCCTCTCCGGGTTCCTGGCAACCGGCTGGCAGGGCGCTTTGCTTCAGCTGATTCTTCTTGTTCTGGGCGTATTCATCTATATGCCATTTATTAAGATGATGGATAAACAGTACATGGAAGACGAGACCAGGAAAACTGAGAAAACTGACGACGATGATATTGATCTTAACGATCTTTCTTTTGATGATCTATAA
- a CDS encoding N(4)-(beta-N-acetylglucosaminyl)-L-asparaginase, producing the protein MWGMIATWRMAVEGITKGAEMLKECGDAGDAIELAIRQVEDFPYYKSVGYGGLPNEEMEVEMDAAYMDGNTLDIGAVAAIRDFANPVSIARRLSREKVNSMLVAEGAEKFAHKEGFERKNMLTDRARAHYRKRVKEMAAKAAAKELKPYSGHDTVGMACLDGNGKMTAATSTSGLFMKKKGRVGDSPISGSGFYADSKKGAASATGLGEDLMKGCISYEIVRLMGEGMHPQEACETAVNRLDGELRERRGEAGDISLIAMNPKGEWGVATNIEGFSFAVVTEELEPTVYLVTRGESGRCTYMKVSDEWMENYMKTRMAPIEE; encoded by the coding sequence ATGTGGGGTATGATAGCAACCTGGCGTATGGCCGTAGAAGGGATTACAAAGGGAGCTGAGATGCTAAAGGAATGCGGCGACGCAGGGGATGCCATCGAGTTGGCCATCCGTCAGGTGGAGGACTTCCCTTATTATAAATCCGTTGGCTACGGCGGACTGCCTAATGAGGAAATGGAAGTGGAAATGGATGCCGCCTATATGGATGGCAATACACTGGATATAGGAGCTGTGGCTGCCATCAGGGACTTTGCCAATCCAGTGTCTATTGCCAGACGCTTAAGCCGTGAGAAAGTCAATAGCATGCTGGTGGCCGAGGGGGCCGAGAAATTCGCCCACAAGGAAGGCTTTGAGCGCAAGAATATGTTGACAGACAGAGCCAGGGCACATTACAGGAAGCGGGTAAAGGAGATGGCGGCTAAGGCAGCAGCTAAGGAGCTTAAACCTTATTCCGGCCATGATACCGTGGGTATGGCCTGCCTGGATGGGAATGGCAAGATGACGGCAGCCACTTCAACCAGCGGTCTGTTCATGAAGAAAAAGGGCCGGGTAGGCGATTCTCCTATATCTGGTTCCGGCTTCTATGCCGACAGTAAGAAAGGAGCCGCCAGCGCTACCGGTCTGGGTGAGGATCTGATGAAAGGCTGCATTTCTTATGAAATCGTCCGGCTTATGGGAGAGGGAATGCATCCTCAGGAAGCCTGCGAGACAGCGGTGAACCGGCTGGATGGAGAACTTCGGGAACGTCGGGGCGAAGCTGGTGATATATCCCTCATTGCCATGAATCCTAAGGGTGAGTGGGGGGTCGCCACAAATATCGAGGGATTTTCTTTCGCGGTGGTCACTGAGGAACTGGAACCCACGGTTTACCTGGTAACCCGTGGGGAGAGCGGCCGCTGCACTTATATGAAGGTTTCCGATGAGTGGATGGAAAATTATATGAAGACGCGCATGGCGCCCATAGAGGAATAA
- a CDS encoding sulfurtransferase TusA family protein, giving the protein MAEFTLDCLGEACPVPLMKTEKKINELSVGDVLAVSIDHSCAMKNIPEWARKQGHNVEIEEVDDGEWEIVIEKTK; this is encoded by the coding sequence ATGGCTGAATTTACATTAGATTGTCTGGGAGAGGCTTGTCCAGTCCCGCTTATGAAAACTGAGAAGAAAATCAATGAGTTATCCGTTGGTGACGTTCTGGCTGTATCCATCGATCATAGCTGTGCAATGAAGAATATTCCTGAGTGGGCTAGAAAACAGGGACATAACGTAGAAATCGAAGAAGTAGATGATGGAGAATGGGAAATTGTCATCGAGAAGACGAAGTAG
- a CDS encoding PTS lactose/cellobiose transporter subunit IIA — translation MLEGLETICFKIISNVGGARSSYIEAIQKAKHGDFAGAGECMKAGQEMFLAGHEAHFELIQKEAQGEPVGGSLILIHAEDQLMSAEGFKIIAEEMIASYRRIIELEEMAGSK, via the coding sequence ATGTTAGAGGGATTAGAGACCATTTGCTTTAAAATCATATCCAATGTAGGCGGAGCAAGGTCCAGCTATATTGAGGCGATCCAGAAGGCAAAGCATGGGGATTTCGCCGGTGCCGGGGAATGTATGAAAGCCGGTCAGGAAATGTTTCTGGCAGGACATGAGGCCCACTTTGAACTGATCCAGAAAGAGGCCCAGGGGGAGCCGGTGGGCGGATCCCTGATTCTGATCCATGCGGAAGACCAGCTTATGAGCGCGGAAGGATTCAAAATCATCGCAGAAGAGATGATTGCCAGCTACAGAAGGATCATAGAGCTGGAGGAGATGGCGGGGAGTAAATAA